The following proteins come from a genomic window of Miscanthus floridulus cultivar M001 chromosome 2, ASM1932011v1, whole genome shotgun sequence:
- the LOC136536585 gene encoding uncharacterized protein, giving the protein MLPAPVAGRVPFPVAGMEPLMVTGVEPLTVTGVVDIGKEGREEKPPGWVDATSISENFVLATELEQCCHKRRVPTLVIKLDFTKALDSVNWLSLLKILEARGFLEKWSRWMELLLKTSLSAVLVNGVPGPWIDCKRGLRHGDSLSPYLFLLVADVLQMLIKKEAGIHHPMADGPCPVLQYADDTIILVRAELGDVRKLKDALDMFSNATGLTINFHKSTVTLMNLPQAFAPLIAKVDKYLASWQAVLLSTAGRVVLINSVLAGIPTYAMGAMLLPPGVVTAIDARRRAFLWTGSDSVSGAQCLVAWDNVCRAKVDGGLRIKQLDTQNAFLLMKLLHRLHHPADSAWAHWIGAHVHLPDHGGDMAGAHWTALRDLLPAYQCITIVSVGDSRDTSFWDDTWLLDGPPGDKMPALHSHFTARATSVCDVLEAGLRNLLQRRLTAQATEELEHLEVLLQDIDLIESPDQRSRFFEDDSHRLCKGP; this is encoded by the exons ATGTTGCCAGCACCAGTGGCAGGCAGGGTGCCGTTCCCGGTGGCCGGCATGGAGCCGTTGATGGTCACCGGCGTGGAGCCGTTGACGGTCACCGGCGTGGTGGACATCGGgaaggaagggagggaggagaaGCCGCCGGGGTGGGTGGACGCGAC GTCCATCTCCGAGAATTTCGTGCTTGCCACTGAGCTCGAGCAATGCTGCCACAAACGCCGCGTGCCCACCCTGGTGATCAAGCTCGACTTCACCAAAGCCTTGGACTCAGTGAACTGGCTCAGCCTGCTGAAGATCCTTGAGGCCAGAGGCTTCCTGGAGAAATGGTCAAGGTGGATGGAGCTGCTACTCAAGACGTCGCTCTCGGCAGTGCTAGTAAATGGAGTCCCAGGACCCTGGATAGACTGCAAAAGAGGACTGAGACATGGCGACTCTCTATCGCCATATCTGTTCTTGCTGGTTGCCGATGTCCTCCAAATGCTCATCAAGAAGGAGGCCGGCATCCACCACCCAATGGCCGATGGTCCGTGCCCAGTACTGCAATATGCGGACGACACGATCATCCTGGTTAGGGCAGAACTGGGAGATGTGCGGAAACTGAAGGATGCACTGGACATGTTCTCCAACGCCACCGGTCTGACGATTAACTTCCACAAGAGCACGGTCACGCTGATGAACCTCCCGCAGG CGTTCGCCCCCCTCATTGCAAAGGTCGACAAGTACCTGGCGAGCTGGCAGGCCGTGCTACTAAGCACAGCCGGCCGGGTGGTCCTTATCAACTCGGTCTTGGCTGGGATCCCCACCTACGCTATGGGTGCCATGCTTCTGCCGCCTGGCGTGGTGACTGCTATTGACGCTCGACGCCGCGCTTTCCTTTGGACAGGCTCGGACAGCGTCTCTGGGGCGCAGTGCTTAGTAGCCTGGGACAATGTTTGCCGGGCAAAGGTGGATGGCGGGCTCAGGATCAAGCAATTGGACACCCAGAACGCGTTCCTACTCATGAAGCTTCTACACCGCCTTCACCATCCAGCAGATTCGGCCTGGGCTCACTGGATCGGAGCACACGTCCACCTGCCGGACCACGGTGGCGACATGGCCGGGGCGCACTGGACCGCTCTGCGTGACCTCCTACCTGCCTACCAGTGCATCACGATTGTCTCTGTGGGCGACAGCAGAGACACCTCCTTTTGGGACGATACCTGGCTCCTGGATGGCCCGCCAGGTGACAAGATGCCGGCGCTGCACAGCCACTTCACTGCCCGGGCGACGTCGGTGTGCGACGTCCTGGAAGCTGGTCTGCGCAACCTCCTCCAGCGCAGACTCACCGCCCAGGCCACGGAAGAGCTCGAACACCTAGAGGTACTGCTCCAGGACATCGACCTCATTGAGAGCCCAGATCAGCGCTCCAGGTTCTTTGAAGATGATAGCCATCGCCTCTGTAAGGGACCGTGA